In Arthrobacter citreus, a single genomic region encodes these proteins:
- a CDS encoding TSUP family transporter, whose protein sequence is MIFHLDPSLLLTLIVFGFLAAFIDSVVGGGGLITLPVLLFTGLSPAAAVATNKLAGSIGSLTSTIMFYRSGKLDIKSVYKLFPLTFIGSIFGAWTVHLIDPTVLKPLMLVMLAAVAIYTIFKKNWGDTTSNKKLSATRIILFMVLIFAIGFYDGFIGPGTGSFLIFAFLMIGFDFLKAAGNAKFLNFGSNIAALLMFMYLGQIHYVYGLAMGIAQIAGAICGSKFAIKKGSGYVRILFITVTFLLLAKNTFDYLH, encoded by the coding sequence ATGATATTCCATCTTGATCCATCGTTATTATTAACTTTAATTGTATTTGGATTTTTAGCTGCATTTATTGATTCCGTAGTTGGTGGCGGAGGATTAATTACTTTGCCAGTATTGTTATTTACTGGGCTTTCTCCCGCTGCTGCCGTTGCAACGAACAAATTAGCTGGGTCAATTGGATCTTTAACGAGCACAATCATGTTTTATCGTTCAGGTAAGCTTGATATAAAATCTGTTTATAAGTTATTCCCACTCACTTTTATTGGTTCTATTTTTGGAGCTTGGACTGTCCATTTAATAGACCCTACAGTTCTTAAACCTCTTATGCTTGTAATGCTTGCGGCAGTCGCAATTTATACTATTTTCAAGAAAAATTGGGGAGATACTACTTCCAACAAAAAGCTGTCAGCTACTCGTATTATCTTGTTTATGGTTTTGATTTTTGCAATTGGTTTTTATGATGGTTTTATTGGTCCTGGAACAGGTTCATTCTTAATATTTGCTTTTTTAATGATAGGATTTGATTTTTTAAAAGCAGCAGGGAATGCAAAGTTTTTAAATTTCGGAAGTAATATTGCTGCATTATTGATGTTTATGTATTTAGGACAAATTCATTATGTCTATGGTTTAGCTATGGGAATTGCACAGATAGCTGGTGCAATTTGTGGTTCAAAATTTGCAATTAAAAAAGGAAGTGGCTATGTTCGCATCCTATTTATCACAGTAACCTTTTTATTGTTAGCAAAAAATACTTTTGATTATCTTCATTAA